In a single window of the Vibrio celticus genome:
- the glgX gene encoding glycogen debranching protein GlgX, protein MTRTLARPYPLGATLGNTGCNFSIYSPDCKSLSLALFDENDEFTTYKLENEYADIRYVFIDGIKAGQKYGFIAETDNGPILLSDPYAKAISEPLDYVTPYTNEKSFAMAKCVVVDDTFDWQDVEKPRISREDTVLFETHVKGLSQLHPEVAANTKGRYLGLVSPEMLAFYKQQNINSLQLLPVAACMHEPHLLDMDKVNYWGYNPYLFMVPDPRYAEKDAVNELKTAIRELHRNGIEVILDVVYNHTAEGGEGGTTFNLKALDSRYYIKHGCHYANFTGCGNTVDLTHQPALNLVMDTLRYWVSEFQVDGFRFDLAATLGREGDNYNPEAAFFKAVAQDPVLKETKLIAEPWDIGPNGYQVGNFPLGWNECNDKLRDITRSFWRGDQGYLKEFATRLMGSRDIYSAAHWPYKLTVNYITYHDGFTMQDLVSYKHKHNEENGENNRDGHGDNRSENYGVEGETENLLVIATREKQKRNFMASLLFAFGIPHILTADVLSHTQKGNNNAYCQDGVTSWLNWEDSERKTYFKTWLSEMISARQQYMVPFIKAFSGEKRNSNRIFWSRVDGTLMEHDDWNRLSSVALHLGIGKEGDELIYLINQTNAPARFSLPNDREQNWVTICDTNSRNVKPGHAEGEMLLSPTSMAILHYSPDQVDLIEVKG, encoded by the coding sequence ATGACTAGAACGCTCGCTCGCCCTTATCCACTAGGCGCAACGCTAGGTAACACTGGCTGTAACTTTTCAATTTATTCTCCTGACTGTAAATCACTCTCTCTCGCTCTTTTTGACGAGAACGACGAATTCACCACTTATAAATTAGAAAATGAATACGCTGATATCAGATATGTCTTTATTGATGGTATTAAAGCGGGACAAAAATACGGCTTCATTGCAGAAACGGACAATGGCCCTATCCTGCTTTCAGACCCGTATGCCAAGGCAATAAGCGAACCGCTCGATTACGTCACGCCATATACCAATGAAAAAAGCTTTGCGATGGCGAAATGTGTTGTTGTTGATGACACCTTCGATTGGCAAGACGTAGAAAAGCCACGCATTAGCCGCGAAGATACTGTTCTTTTTGAAACGCATGTAAAAGGTTTATCTCAATTGCACCCAGAAGTAGCAGCCAATACTAAAGGTCGTTACTTAGGGTTAGTGAGCCCTGAAATGCTTGCGTTCTACAAACAACAAAATATCAACTCGCTACAGCTTCTACCCGTTGCGGCATGTATGCATGAGCCTCATCTCTTGGACATGGATAAAGTGAACTATTGGGGTTACAACCCATATTTGTTCATGGTGCCAGACCCACGCTACGCAGAAAAAGACGCCGTTAATGAACTCAAAACCGCAATTCGTGAACTTCACCGCAATGGCATCGAAGTCATTCTAGACGTGGTGTACAACCACACGGCAGAAGGTGGCGAAGGTGGTACAACCTTCAACCTCAAAGCGCTAGATAGCCGCTACTACATTAAACATGGCTGCCATTACGCGAACTTTACGGGTTGTGGTAACACCGTTGATCTCACCCACCAACCAGCACTTAACTTAGTGATGGATACGCTTCGCTACTGGGTGAGTGAATTCCAAGTCGACGGCTTCCGTTTTGATTTGGCTGCAACACTGGGGCGCGAAGGTGACAACTACAACCCTGAGGCTGCATTCTTTAAAGCTGTGGCTCAAGACCCTGTACTTAAAGAAACCAAGCTCATTGCAGAACCTTGGGACATCGGTCCGAATGGCTACCAAGTGGGTAATTTCCCGCTAGGTTGGAATGAGTGTAACGACAAGCTCAGAGACATCACACGTAGCTTCTGGCGCGGTGATCAAGGCTACCTAAAAGAGTTTGCAACCCGTTTGATGGGGTCACGCGATATCTACAGTGCTGCGCATTGGCCGTACAAATTAACCGTCAACTACATCACTTATCACGATGGTTTCACCATGCAGGATCTTGTTTCTTACAAGCATAAGCACAACGAAGAGAATGGTGAGAACAACCGCGATGGACACGGTGACAACCGTTCTGAAAACTACGGTGTTGAAGGTGAAACCGAAAACCTGTTAGTGATCGCGACGCGTGAAAAGCAGAAACGAAACTTCATGGCGAGCCTGCTGTTTGCTTTTGGTATTCCTCATATTTTGACGGCCGATGTGTTATCTCATACTCAAAAAGGTAACAATAACGCTTACTGCCAAGATGGCGTGACCAGCTGGCTTAACTGGGAAGATTCAGAGCGCAAGACTTACTTCAAGACTTGGTTATCTGAAATGATCTCTGCTCGTCAGCAATACATGGTGCCGTTTATTAAGGCATTCAGTGGCGAAAAGCGTAACTCTAACCGCATCTTCTGGAGCCGTGTCGATGGCACACTTATGGAACATGACGACTGGAACCGCTTAAGCTCAGTCGCTTTACATTTAGGTATTGGCAAAGAGGGCGACGAGTTGATTTATCTGATCAACCAAACCAATGCGCCAGCACGTTTCTCGTTACCGAATGATCGTGAACAAAACTGGGTAACCATCTGTGATACCAACTCGCGAAACGTCAAACCCGGTCATGCAGAAGGTGAAATGTTGTTGTCGCCAACTTCGATGGCCATTTTGCACTATTCGCCAGATCAGGTTGATTTGATTGAAGTAAAAGGTTAG
- a CDS encoding carbohydrate porin, whose amino-acid sequence MKKVSLIAAAVTTALMAGSVYAEEVALDVTSGDEAMEVEVKNPTEVIADGWEVHGYMSSNVRVADGKTVDTEYGKPDYMTAGTHGKSTNQVEFVIKKHSEYQNGVWADYVLRTEYGNGNSYAYSSSGSQKADTTAQFEVKEAFVELGGILGEDTSIWGGQRFLNRAAGILSGEFWKQSSGIGAGIQTKLGGNTAGIAYVMADPDAGSNPDDTLACTDPNDPDYKPEQPCELVPGAKGKRTTLSSIDLYYYGVDVGIGSMDFDFKYGQQTLDGENDDGFGASVTLNTSYYGLDGWTQNAIAYGTGVMQNRGVNFGGWSGGGDDAESLFLTSYGVLNISEKWQLGTEATYFTSLDTLFGQEDLTRWIVAARPSYKLNDNVRLEATASYGYEELGDPAAWGKPAGVDESKIVNLEIATAFTANSDYFGRPQVKPYISYIKADDEASAANIGIENGKDQFVFGVHTEIWF is encoded by the coding sequence ATGAAAAAAGTAAGTTTGATTGCTGCAGCGGTGACTACTGCACTTATGGCTGGTTCTGTATATGCAGAAGAAGTAGCTCTTGATGTAACAAGTGGTGATGAAGCAATGGAAGTTGAGGTTAAAAACCCAACGGAAGTTATTGCTGATGGTTGGGAAGTGCATGGTTACATGTCTTCTAACGTTCGTGTTGCAGATGGTAAAACAGTAGATACGGAATATGGCAAACCTGATTACATGACGGCTGGCACACACGGCAAGAGCACTAACCAAGTTGAATTTGTAATTAAGAAGCACTCTGAATACCAAAATGGTGTGTGGGCGGACTACGTTCTGCGTACGGAATATGGTAACGGTAACTCTTACGCATACAGTTCTTCAGGTAGCCAAAAAGCAGATACAACAGCACAGTTTGAAGTAAAAGAAGCCTTCGTTGAGCTTGGCGGCATCCTAGGTGAAGACACATCAATTTGGGGTGGTCAACGCTTCTTAAACCGTGCTGCGGGTATCTTGTCTGGTGAGTTCTGGAAACAATCATCAGGTATCGGTGCTGGTATTCAAACTAAGCTAGGTGGCAATACGGCTGGTATCGCATATGTAATGGCAGATCCAGATGCTGGTAGCAATCCAGATGATACTTTGGCTTGTACGGATCCAAATGACCCAGATTACAAACCAGAACAACCGTGTGAACTAGTACCTGGTGCTAAAGGCAAACGCACAACACTTTCTTCTATTGACCTGTACTACTATGGTGTAGATGTGGGTATCGGTAGTATGGACTTCGATTTCAAATATGGTCAGCAGACTCTTGATGGCGAGAATGATGATGGTTTCGGTGCTTCTGTAACATTGAACACCAGCTACTACGGCCTTGACGGTTGGACTCAAAACGCGATTGCTTATGGTACTGGTGTAATGCAAAACCGTGGTGTGAACTTCGGTGGTTGGTCTGGTGGTGGTGATGATGCTGAATCATTGTTCTTAACTTCTTACGGTGTACTAAACATTTCTGAAAAATGGCAGCTAGGTACAGAAGCTACTTACTTTACAAGCTTAGATACTCTTTTTGGTCAAGAAGATTTAACGCGCTGGATAGTTGCAGCTCGTCCATCTTACAAATTGAATGACAACGTTCGTTTGGAAGCAACAGCATCATATGGCTATGAAGAACTTGGCGACCCAGCTGCATGGGGTAAACCAGCGGGTGTTGATGAATCTAAAATTGTTAACTTAGAAATTGCAACTGCATTCACGGCTAACTCTGATTACTTTGGTCGTCCACAAGTAAAACCTTACATCAGTTACATTAAAGCTGATGATGAAGCGAGTGCTGCAAATATCGGCATTGAGAATGGAAAAGACCAATTTGTATTCGGTGTTCACACTGAAATTTGGTTCTAA
- a CDS encoding MalM family protein, which translates to MTNKSSMLAVVLGALLSGCASDAQVQTKLDAPTNAEVCCSDFSQYPYAQLNDNEDLKFDIDLGSPVGTFTTGNSHFAAFKFSERSGEMVVKLSSLMIDDSVFAPEAMLLDENFKPVQTLKFEDFKVQASDAFTRTSYIERLRIDASKTPYIVIYTPADELGKAIKVDHPAKVRAKEFGEVMPMVTDPVYTNQLGGRLELEVETLKLRPYRAKAAVVPVAAVAAPVAATTNKADTQVRVQQETKDFYLSAIQNAVKSGDVPKALSLLDEAKALNVEGAQEAFVRAVNAK; encoded by the coding sequence ATGACAAATAAAAGCTCTATGTTAGCCGTGGTACTAGGTGCCTTGCTAAGCGGTTGTGCTTCCGATGCTCAGGTTCAAACTAAACTCGATGCACCCACTAATGCAGAAGTATGCTGCAGCGATTTTTCGCAGTACCCATACGCACAATTGAATGATAATGAAGATTTAAAGTTTGATATCGACTTGGGATCACCTGTCGGTACATTTACAACAGGTAATAGCCACTTTGCAGCGTTCAAGTTCAGCGAACGCTCTGGGGAGATGGTCGTTAAGCTATCGAGCTTGATGATCGATGATTCAGTTTTTGCTCCAGAAGCCATGCTTCTAGATGAAAACTTTAAGCCAGTGCAAACATTGAAGTTTGAAGACTTTAAGGTTCAGGCATCCGATGCGTTTACACGCACTAGTTACATTGAGCGCTTGCGTATTGATGCGAGTAAGACACCTTATATTGTTATCTACACGCCTGCTGATGAGCTAGGAAAAGCGATTAAAGTTGATCACCCTGCGAAAGTTCGTGCGAAAGAGTTTGGTGAAGTGATGCCTATGGTCACTGATCCTGTATACACCAACCAACTAGGCGGTCGTTTAGAGTTAGAAGTTGAAACTCTGAAGCTTCGCCCTTACCGAGCTAAAGCTGCTGTAGTTCCAGTTGCTGCTGTTGCCGCGCCTGTTGCCGCGACAACTAACAAAGCTGATACACAGGTTCGCGTACAACAAGAGACAAAAGACTTCTATTTATCTGCTATACAAAATGCGGTTAAATCTGGTGATGTACCTAAAGCTTTAAGTTTGTTGGATGAAGCAAAAGCTCTCAATGTTGAAGGTGCACAAGAAGCCTTTGTACGAGCTGTCAACGCAAAATAG
- a CDS encoding alpha/beta hydrolase has translation MQSELILIDEFLIPQLNRTRTLRIYLPAGYRQSEQAYPVLYMHDGQNVFEESTATYGMCWDARTTLDEMQRLGKLFGLIVVAIDSSDELNKMGRYNEYSPWKAHRDIKEMGVGDELLKFGGEGDDYMAFICQTLKPYIDQTLRTKPGREFTYLAGSSMGGLISLYGGSLYQDTFGVLGVFSPAFWFNKTSYFEYMKEFNFRYPTKIYMDMGTDEAREGTIVDFADVYLSGSREMNKLLAQKHNVTLFYQEGKDHRHNETAWSLRFPDFINFIFGQ, from the coding sequence ATGCAATCTGAATTGATTCTTATTGATGAGTTCCTAATCCCACAGCTTAATCGAACTCGCACACTTCGTATTTATCTTCCTGCGGGTTACCGACAATCAGAACAAGCTTATCCGGTCTTATACATGCACGATGGGCAGAATGTCTTTGAAGAGTCCACAGCGACATATGGGATGTGTTGGGATGCACGAACGACCCTTGATGAGATGCAGAGACTTGGTAAATTATTTGGGTTAATTGTCGTGGCAATCGACAGTAGTGATGAGCTTAATAAGATGGGGCGTTATAACGAGTATTCACCTTGGAAAGCACATCGAGACATAAAAGAAATGGGCGTGGGTGATGAGTTACTTAAATTTGGTGGTGAAGGTGACGATTACATGGCTTTCATCTGTCAAACATTGAAGCCTTATATAGACCAAACATTAAGAACAAAGCCTGGCCGAGAGTTTACGTATCTTGCTGGTAGCTCCATGGGGGGATTAATCAGTTTGTACGGAGGCTCTCTATATCAGGATACCTTTGGCGTACTTGGGGTCTTCTCTCCAGCGTTTTGGTTCAATAAAACCTCATACTTCGAATATATGAAAGAGTTTAACTTTAGGTATCCAACAAAAATATATATGGATATGGGAACGGATGAAGCTCGCGAAGGTACAATAGTGGATTTCGCGGATGTATATCTAAGTGGTTCGCGGGAAATGAATAAGTTACTCGCTCAAAAACACAACGTGACGCTGTTTTATCAAGAAGGTAAAGATCATAGGCATAATGAAACGGCCTGGTCTCTACGATTCCCTGATTTCATCAACTTTATTTTTGGACAATAA
- a CDS encoding amylo-alpha-1,6-glucosidase, producing MAQRMLCLFCFGSHLVMQIPTLYLKGTFNGWGLDTPLIKEQDSSYRASICLSTDLYRFKISDSDGTKQWTLSGHESEATLCEFEQAISLINTQGIGNDLLLSPTEAGQYSLKVEFSSSTPTLTISKGEYNTQSTPQRERLDTKLIEIEGVFPDWKHPEFAIPHEQLFQELAITEKQSFPFVFGDNVDGYYHGTTYNYVNSAKYRHHQGWILGSFASYTNGKFNNKLVAQCARLMPYGIEHHYDNSQESLSLVQGSRLVSLTVSSNKPSILSLIPELNIPTVHSTVHTSNTSNTSSSNVVLELSPQVCPEGSPRFVAIASNHSIHAKEVSLDDHHELRDLVQLSEGNVKLMLSTSNKQTDLIVYLGFADTLESASLLVNQAVKNNEHVLHQQRVYDFLTDNYLWTNDLEYNRAVMWSRLASRAFVSHEFGTGIWAGLPWFKDCWGRDTFIALSGTSLVNGLFNEAKEIIENFASMQMLDESSVNFGRIPNRVTSKTNIIYNTTDGTPWMIREALEYINYSGDVAFGKAIYPTLKRFITGVERHYLNEDSLMAHRHPDTWMDAKIDGMTPWSPRGPKANDIQALWFESLNSAIQLATLVGDSEAEKSWTIQAGKVKENFATKFWDNEHNRLADHLSEGDVPDYSVRPNQLMTISIPQKVDLNQSEKEQYIVKNAIENLLFPWGICSLQQEHVDFHPYHDNQATYHKDAAYHNGTIWGWNAGFTITALNKFKKQDLSYQLSKNLARQILKQGCRGTMSENLDAYQVDDRNLVESGTFAQAWSVSEYARNAQQDYLGYCPRLLDNEIHLTPNLPSCWHKLVATLPFGKGNQLRLAFDSKSGISHYEIRSNLEGTMSSDITLVLKLDIDQKSVAVISTPLTEQLEIMIDSLQSQVTVSNKQAHIDIQPKQSNTILNDLKFAKPDFSKKHRSMFNNDYLLNKRNKQQLSVAKD from the coding sequence TTGGCACAGCGCATGCTGTGCCTTTTTTGTTTTGGAAGTCACCTCGTTATGCAAATCCCTACTCTTTATCTCAAAGGTACATTTAATGGTTGGGGCTTAGACACCCCACTTATCAAAGAGCAAGATAGCTCTTATAGAGCAAGCATATGCTTATCAACCGATCTCTATCGCTTCAAGATCTCTGATTCAGATGGAACGAAGCAATGGACACTTTCAGGACATGAAAGTGAAGCAACACTTTGCGAGTTCGAACAAGCAATCTCTCTTATCAATACACAAGGAATTGGCAATGACCTACTACTCTCTCCCACCGAGGCAGGTCAGTACTCCTTGAAAGTTGAATTCTCCTCGTCGACTCCAACCCTCACCATAAGCAAAGGTGAATACAACACTCAATCAACACCTCAACGAGAGCGCCTTGATACTAAGCTCATTGAGATTGAGGGCGTATTTCCTGACTGGAAGCACCCTGAGTTTGCAATACCACACGAGCAACTATTCCAAGAACTAGCCATCACAGAAAAACAGTCATTCCCGTTTGTATTCGGGGATAACGTCGATGGTTATTATCACGGTACTACCTATAACTATGTAAACAGTGCAAAATATCGCCACCACCAAGGTTGGATACTAGGCTCCTTCGCCAGCTATACCAACGGCAAGTTTAATAATAAGCTAGTAGCTCAATGTGCTCGCCTTATGCCTTATGGAATTGAGCATCATTACGACAATAGTCAGGAATCGCTAAGCCTTGTTCAAGGTTCGAGGCTTGTATCGCTCACGGTTTCGTCAAACAAACCAAGCATTTTAAGCCTGATTCCAGAACTCAACATACCGACTGTTCACTCTACAGTTCATACCTCAAATACCTCAAATACCTCAAGCTCAAATGTAGTCTTAGAACTCAGCCCTCAAGTTTGCCCTGAAGGCAGCCCAAGATTTGTAGCAATTGCTAGCAACCATTCAATACATGCAAAAGAGGTCTCACTAGACGATCATCATGAACTGCGCGACCTAGTTCAACTTTCAGAGGGTAATGTAAAACTGATGCTCTCAACGTCGAATAAACAAACAGACCTTATTGTCTATTTAGGCTTTGCTGACACGCTTGAATCCGCTAGTTTACTGGTAAATCAAGCTGTCAAAAATAACGAGCACGTTCTTCACCAGCAGCGAGTTTATGACTTCCTGACCGATAATTATTTGTGGACCAACGACCTGGAATACAACCGAGCGGTTATGTGGTCACGTCTTGCCAGTAGAGCCTTTGTTAGCCATGAATTTGGAACCGGTATTTGGGCTGGGCTACCTTGGTTCAAAGACTGCTGGGGCCGCGATACGTTTATCGCTTTATCAGGAACAAGCTTGGTTAATGGGTTATTTAACGAAGCCAAAGAGATAATTGAAAACTTTGCATCAATGCAGATGCTCGACGAAAGCTCCGTGAATTTTGGCCGAATCCCCAATCGCGTGACAAGTAAAACGAACATCATTTACAACACTACTGATGGCACACCGTGGATGATTCGAGAAGCTCTCGAATACATCAACTATTCTGGTGATGTCGCGTTCGGTAAGGCTATTTACCCAACCCTGAAGCGTTTTATCACAGGTGTCGAAAGACACTACTTAAATGAAGATAGCTTGATGGCACATCGCCACCCTGATACATGGATGGATGCAAAAATTGATGGGATGACACCTTGGTCTCCTCGTGGACCTAAAGCCAATGATATCCAAGCTTTATGGTTTGAGAGCTTAAACAGTGCCATTCAGCTCGCAACTTTAGTGGGCGACTCCGAAGCAGAAAAGAGCTGGACAATCCAAGCAGGAAAAGTGAAGGAAAACTTCGCAACCAAATTTTGGGATAATGAACATAATCGATTAGCCGACCATTTATCTGAAGGTGACGTTCCAGATTATAGCGTGCGTCCAAACCAGCTCATGACGATATCAATTCCTCAGAAAGTTGATCTTAATCAGAGTGAAAAAGAGCAATACATCGTCAAGAATGCTATCGAAAATCTATTGTTCCCATGGGGGATCTGTTCATTACAACAAGAGCACGTTGATTTTCACCCATATCATGACAATCAAGCCACATACCATAAAGACGCGGCTTATCACAATGGTACGATCTGGGGGTGGAATGCAGGCTTTACCATCACTGCTCTCAACAAGTTTAAGAAGCAAGACCTCAGTTACCAACTATCTAAAAACTTGGCGAGACAAATCCTTAAACAAGGCTGTAGAGGAACAATGAGTGAGAATTTGGACGCCTACCAAGTCGATGACCGCAATCTTGTAGAATCAGGCACATTCGCTCAAGCTTGGTCTGTTTCCGAATATGCTCGTAACGCGCAACAGGACTATTTGGGGTACTGCCCACGCTTATTAGATAATGAGATACACCTAACACCCAACCTTCCAAGTTGTTGGCATAAATTAGTTGCTACGCTGCCTTTTGGGAAAGGAAATCAACTACGGTTAGCATTTGACTCTAAAAGTGGTATTTCTCACTACGAGATTCGGTCAAATTTAGAAGGTACAATGAGTTCCGACATAACATTAGTTCTTAAACTGGATATAGATCAAAAATCTGTGGCTGTTATCTCAACACCATTGACGGAGCAGTTGGAAATAATGATCGATAGTCTCCAAAGTCAGGTCACTGTAAGCAATAAACAAGCGCATATTGATATTCAACCTAAACAAAGTAATACCATCTTAAATGACTTAAAATTTGCTAAACCTGATTTTTCCAAGAAACACCGAAGCATGTTTAACAATGACTACTTGTTGAACAAACGGAATAAACAACAGTTATCAGTAGCAAAAGACTAA
- the malE gene encoding maltose/maltodextrin ABC transporter substrate-binding protein MalE: protein MKPLLKTLSICTLAALFNAPAFAMEEGEITIWINGDKSYAGLAEIGKQFEEDTGVKINVQYPDSLEAKFQQHAATGGGPDIIFWAHDRFGGYAESGLLHELNPSKEFKEKLVDFSWDAVTVNGKIVGYPLAIEAPSLIYNKDLLPNPPKTWEELAAIQKEMAKQDKKAIMWDVKNAYFTWPMISAGGAFAFEKTETGYNAKSTGVNNEAGVHGLQFLVDMVNQGVVNPNMDYSVAEAEFTNGNVAMTINGPWSWGNLDKLGVNYGVAELPTLNGGKGNPFVGILSAGINAASPNTDLAVEFLENYLFQDDALKTMNDDKPLGAVTLKSFQKILESDERIKSTMTNAENGEIMPNIPQMTAYWFAEGAAIDNAMQGKQTVKEALDTAAKQITK from the coding sequence ATGAAACCTCTATTGAAAACACTGTCTATTTGTACCCTTGCTGCTCTTTTTAATGCACCAGCTTTTGCTATGGAAGAAGGTGAAATTACTATCTGGATCAACGGCGATAAAAGTTATGCCGGTCTCGCTGAAATTGGTAAGCAATTTGAAGAAGATACGGGCGTTAAAATCAATGTTCAGTATCCAGATTCACTGGAAGCAAAATTCCAACAACACGCAGCGACAGGCGGCGGTCCAGATATCATCTTCTGGGCACATGACCGTTTTGGTGGTTACGCTGAATCAGGTTTACTTCACGAACTAAACCCAAGTAAAGAATTCAAAGAAAAGCTTGTCGACTTCAGTTGGGATGCGGTAACGGTGAACGGCAAAATTGTAGGGTACCCTCTAGCAATCGAAGCACCTTCTCTAATCTACAACAAAGACCTACTTCCAAACCCACCAAAAACATGGGAAGAACTTGCTGCTATTCAAAAAGAGATGGCTAAACAAGATAAAAAAGCCATTATGTGGGATGTGAAAAATGCTTACTTCACATGGCCAATGATCTCTGCCGGTGGTGCATTCGCTTTTGAGAAAACAGAAACAGGCTATAACGCAAAAAGCACTGGTGTTAACAACGAAGCAGGCGTTCACGGTCTTCAATTCTTAGTTGATATGGTAAACCAAGGGGTTGTTAACCCGAACATGGATTACTCAGTAGCTGAAGCTGAGTTCACCAATGGTAACGTTGCGATGACCATTAACGGCCCTTGGTCTTGGGGCAACCTAGATAAACTTGGCGTTAATTATGGTGTTGCAGAATTGCCGACATTAAATGGTGGTAAGGGTAACCCGTTTGTTGGAATCCTAAGTGCAGGCATCAATGCTGCAAGTCCGAATACTGATCTTGCTGTCGAATTCTTAGAAAACTACTTATTCCAAGACGATGCTTTGAAAACCATGAATGATGATAAGCCTCTTGGCGCCGTGACACTAAAATCATTCCAAAAGATCCTTGAGAGTGATGAACGCATCAAGTCAACCATGACGAACGCTGAAAACGGCGAAATCATGCCTAACATCCCTCAAATGACCGCTTACTGGTTCGCTGAGGGTGCTGCAATCGATAACGCAATGCAAGGTAAGCAAACGGTTAAAGAAGCACTAGACACAGCAGCTAAGCAAATTACCAAATAA
- a CDS encoding glycoside hydrolase family 13 protein, whose amino-acid sequence MEQKWWHDAVVYQIYPRSFLDSNNDGIGDLNGIISKLDYLKELGINVIWLSPVYQSPMDDNGYDISDYQAIAEEFGSMEDMQRLMDEAKKRDIKIVMDLVVNHTSDEHCWFEQARSSKDNPYRDYYIWRDAKPDGSAPDDQESIFGGSAWHWDELTQQYFFHLFSKRQPDLNWENPKVQEEVHNMMNWWIDLGIGGFRLDVIDLIGKEIDKGITGNGPRLHKLLQQMNQATFGNKDLLTVGETWGATPEIAKLYSGQDRNELSMVFQFEHITLTWDNGDKWNPIPLDLREFKNVLTKWQLELADGGWNSLFWNNHDLPRLVSKYGDDKNFRIESAKMLATCLHFLKGTPYIYQGEEIGMTNVAFDSLDQYKDIETHNFYKVKTESGVTHEHMMDAIHENSRDNARTPMHWNNQANAGFSNGTPWIELNPNYPDINVESALADSGSIFYHYKKLIELRKAHPAIVYGSFIPVFEEHDKVFAYVRELDGERLFIVCNFSGESLTLEVPEQYRTQTPTCLINNYGEVSSVDTLIHLAPYESFALKL is encoded by the coding sequence ATGGAACAGAAATGGTGGCATGACGCGGTAGTCTACCAAATTTACCCGCGTAGTTTTTTAGACTCAAATAATGATGGTATCGGCGACCTAAATGGGATTATCAGTAAGCTCGATTACCTCAAGGAACTTGGCATCAATGTCATTTGGTTATCGCCTGTTTACCAATCTCCAATGGATGATAATGGTTACGACATCTCTGACTACCAAGCGATTGCTGAAGAGTTTGGCAGCATGGAAGACATGCAACGCCTTATGGACGAAGCAAAAAAACGTGACATCAAGATTGTCATGGACTTAGTGGTAAACCACACGTCAGACGAACACTGTTGGTTCGAACAAGCTCGCTCTTCAAAAGATAACCCATATAGAGATTATTATATCTGGCGTGATGCAAAACCGGATGGGAGCGCACCAGACGACCAAGAATCGATCTTCGGCGGTAGCGCTTGGCATTGGGATGAGCTAACACAACAATATTTCTTCCACCTATTTTCAAAACGTCAACCAGATTTAAATTGGGAAAACCCAAAGGTACAAGAAGAAGTTCATAATATGATGAACTGGTGGATTGACCTTGGCATCGGCGGCTTTCGATTAGATGTGATCGACCTTATCGGTAAAGAGATCGATAAAGGAATTACGGGCAACGGGCCAAGACTGCACAAGCTATTGCAACAAATGAATCAGGCCACCTTTGGCAATAAAGATTTGTTAACAGTTGGAGAGACTTGGGGCGCAACACCAGAGATTGCTAAGCTATACAGCGGACAAGATAGAAATGAACTATCGATGGTATTCCAATTTGAACACATCACACTGACATGGGATAACGGTGACAAATGGAATCCTATTCCGCTCGACCTTAGAGAATTCAAGAATGTTCTGACGAAATGGCAGCTAGAATTGGCAGATGGTGGCTGGAACTCTCTATTTTGGAATAACCACGACTTACCGCGCTTGGTGTCAAAATACGGTGATGACAAAAACTTCCGGATCGAGTCAGCAAAAATGCTTGCGACTTGTCTACACTTCTTGAAAGGCACACCCTATATCTACCAAGGTGAAGAAATTGGCATGACGAACGTTGCCTTCGACAGTTTGGATCAGTACAAGGATATTGAGACTCATAACTTCTACAAAGTAAAAACAGAGTCTGGTGTCACTCATGAACACATGATGGATGCCATTCACGAGAACAGCCGTGACAATGCCAGAACACCAATGCACTGGAACAATCAAGCTAACGCAGGGTTCTCTAACGGAACGCCGTGGATTGAGCTCAATCCAAACTACCCGGATATAAACGTCGAAAGTGCATTAGCCGATTCAGGTTCAATATTTTACCACTACAAGAAATTAATTGAGTTACGCAAAGCTCATCCAGCAATTGTCTACGGATCTTTCATTCCTGTTTTTGAAGAACACGATAAGGTTTTTGCCTACGTTCGTGAATTGGATGGTGAACGACTGTTTATCGTATGTAACTTCTCAGGAGAGTCGTTAACTCTTGAAGTTCCTGAACAATATCGCACCCAAACGCCGACTTGCCTCATCAACAACTATGGTGAAGTTTCAAGTGTAGATACGCTAATACACTTAGCACCTTATGAATCTTTTGCTTTAAAACTATAG